ACCGCAAGCGCGTGGACGACGGCATTGCCGACGCGGCGGTGGATCTCGACCTGCTCGATGCCGAGGAGCTGGCGCTGGTCAAGCTGGCGGCGCAATTCCCGCGCACCGTCGAAGGGGCCGCGGCGGCGCGCGAGCCGCATCGCATCGCCTTCTACCTCTATGACCTCGCGGCCGCCTTCCACTCCGCCTACAATGCCGGCAATGATCGGCCGGAACGCCGCTTCCTGAGGGCGGATGACGCGGCGATCACCGCGGCCCGGCTGGCGCTGGCCAACGGGATCGGGCAGGTTGTCCGCAACGGTCTCGCAGTGATGGGCGTCGAGGCGGTCGAGGAGATGGGATGACGGAGCGTCAGGGCGGCAGGCTGATACTGGGCGAGGAAGATCGGCTGCCCTGGCTCGAGCCGGTGGCACCGGCCGAGGAGGATCCGGTCTCGCCGGTCAGCCTGGTCGCCTTCGTGATTGCCGGGCTCGCACTGATCGCCCTGATCGTCGGCGGGATCTGGTGGTACATGAACCGCGCGGAGCCCGGTGGAGACGGCACGCTGATCGCGGCGCCCCCGGGCCCCTACAAGGTCAAGCCCGACACGCCCGGCGGTATGGAAGTGGAAGGGCAGGGCGATGCGGTGCCCGCCGCCACCGAGGGCATCGACCCCGAGGGGCGGCTGGACATGGATGCGGTGCCCGAGACGCCGGTCGCCACGCCCACCCCGACGCCCACTCCCACCCCCTTGCCGACGCGCACGCCGACCCCCAAGCCCGGCGGCGTCAGCGCGCAGGTGCCGGATTCGAGCGGCCGGCTCACCGCCCCCGCGCCGTTGCGCCGCGCGGCCAGGCCGCGCGCCCCGGGTTCGGCGAGCGGAGGATCGCTGATCCAGCTCGGCGCGTTCGGATCGGCAGCGGAGGCCAATTCGGCCTGGACGCGCATCTCCAGGCGCTTCGCGTGGATCGCCCCGCTGAACAAGCAGGTCGTGGCGGTCGAGGTCGATGGCCGCACATTGCACCGCCTCCGCGTGGCGGCGGCGTCGCATGCCGATGCGGTGTCGGCATGCAAGCGGCTGAAGGTGGCCGGGCAGGATTGCCTGATCGCGGCGCAATAGGGGCAGGCGCATCGCCGAAGGCGCGGGCGGTTCCCGGCCGCGTGGTCATGGACCGTGCCGCCGACAGGCTTATATCATAAACTGGTATCGGCTGAGGAATCGCCAGGCCGTCCAGTGTCACGCGCGGTACCCATTTCGAGGGCTTCATCAAGTCGCAGGTCGAAAGCGGCCGCTATGCCTCGGCAAGCGACGTCGTGCGCGACAGCCTGCGCCGCCTGGAAGAGACGTGGACGTGATGCGCCGATCGCGGATGGTGACGGTGTGAGGCCCAGCTTGGCCACGGCCAAGACAAGCTATATTCCAAACCCGCATCCTCCGATCGATACTCAGCGCCCATGACCAGGATCGAACCAGACAGAACCCGCCTCGACGACACGTGGAATGTCGCCGCGATCGCCGGAGAGCTCCATGCCGCGCGTGAGGATTGGCGGGCCAAGCATCGGCGGCGGGGCGATGCGGGCTTCCCCTCGCGGCGCAAGCTCGAGGCGATCATGGCGGATCTCTCGGGGGCGCTGTTTCCGTTGCGGCTCGGTACCGGCACGGTGCGGCCGCACACCGAGTGCGACTATGTGCTCGAAACGCTCGACCGCGCGCTCGGCCGGCTGCGCGAGGAGGTGCGGTTCGAACTCGCGCATCGCGATGGCGCGGCGGGTGCCGATGACCGCGCGGGCGAGATCGTCGGCGGCTTTGCGGGGTGCCTGCCCGAGATCCGCCGGCTGCTCGATCGCGATGTCGAGGCGGCCTATGCCGGCGATCCGGCGGCGCGCAGCGTGGATGAGGTGGTGCTGTGCTATCCCGGCATCGCCGCGATCCTCCATCATCGCCTCGCACATCAGCTCCACCGGCTCGGCGCGCCGCTGGTCGCGCGGATCATCGCCGAAATCGCGCATTCGACGACGGCGATCGAGATCCATCCGGGCGCCCGTATCGGCCATAGCTTCTTCATCGATCATGGCAGCGGCGTGGTGATCGGCGAGACCGCGGTGGTCGGCGATCGGGTGCGGATCTACCAGGCGGTCACGCTGGGCGCGCGCAGCTTTCCCAAGGATGATGATGGCACGCTGGTGAAGGGGATCGCCCGCCACCCGATCGTCGAGGACGATGTGGTGATCTATGCCGGCGCGACCATCCTCGGCCGCGTCACCATCGGCGCCGGCTCGGTGATCGGCGGCAATGTGTGGCTGACCGAAAGCGTCGCCGCCGGCAGCATCATCCATCAGGCCTGCGCCGAACAGGAGCGGACGGTGGTGCGCAAGGGACGATGCCCGGACGCGCTCCCGGCGGGCCACGTCGTGGGCGGCGATGCCGCGCGCGTTCAGGACGTTGGTGCCGAGCCGTGAGGCGTCGGGTTCAGTTGAGCTTGCCGAGCAGCTCGACCATTTCCGGCGGCAAACGGTCGGTGCCGCCGCGATAGGCGGAGCGCAGGGCACGGGCCACCCCCTCATGCGGTGAGGGGGCGACAATCACCATGCGCTCCGACGGGCGGTCTGGTAGGTAATTGGACGCGTGTTGCTTCATTTGGCTCCTAACGCGCATTCACTGACTAAGTTGCTAGACGTTAACTCCGTTCGTCTAAAGCTGGCCTTGTTCCCTTCGTCCCGGCGGGGCTAGAGCGCGATCATGTCGATTGTCGAAGCTCTGGCGCGCGCCGAGGCGCATTCGCCTTTCCTGCGCCGGCTGATGGTGCTGCATCCACCGATCGTCGCGCTGCTCGAAGCGGGCCGGATCGACGATGCGCTCGCGGCCGCGCGCACCGCCGCCGGCGACGCCGGGAATGTGGCGCAGGCGTTGCGGATCGAACGGCAGGGCGTCGCGCTTGCGCTCGCCATCGCCGACCTCGCGGGCGTGCAAGATCTGACCGCCACCGTCACCCGCCTCTCCGATTTTGCCGACCGCGCGCTCGACATCGCGATCGCTGCCGCGATCCGTGAGCGCACCCCGGATGCCGAACCGCGGGGCTTCGCGGTGATCGCGCTGGGCAAGCATGGCAGCCGTGAGCTCAACTATTCGTCGGATATCGATCCGATCCTGATCTTCGATCCCGAGACGCTGCCCCGCCGCGGCCGCGAGGAGCCGGTGGAGGCGGCCGTCCGCATCGGCCGCCGCGTCACCGAATTGCTGCAGACGCGCGACGGCGACGGCTATGTCTTCCGGGTCGACCTGCGGCTGCGCCCGACGCCGGAGGCGACGCCGATCGCGCTGCCGGTGGAGGCGGCGATCGGTTATTATGAATCGAGCGCCGTCGCCTGGGAGCGGGCGGCCTTCATCCGCGCCCGCGCCGCCGCCGGCGATCGTGCGCTGGGCGCATCCTTCCTCTCGGCGATCCGCCCTTTCGTGTGGCGTCGCGCGCTCGATTTCGGCGCGGTGGGGGAAATCCGCGCGATGTCGCATCGGATCCGCGACCATCACAGCAAGGGGCAGGTCTTCGGCCCCGGCTACGACCTCAAGCGCGGCCGCGGCGGCATTCGCGAGGTGGAGTTCTTCGCGCAGATCCACCAGCTCATCCATGGCGGCCGCGATCCGGCGCTGCGCGTGCCGGCGACGCTCGATGCGCTCGCGGCGCTGGCGGCGGCGGGGCGGATCGATGGTCGGGAAGCGCAAGCGCTGGCGGCGGCCTATCGTCTGTATCGCGACGTCGAGCATCGGCTCCAGATGGTCGACGATCAGCAGACGCACACCTTGCCGCGCGACCCCCGGGCGATGGAAACCGTCGCCGCGCTCGACGGCAGCGGCGATGCCGCGGCGCTGGTCGAGCGGTTGCGCCCGCACGTCACGCGGGTCGGGGCAATCTACGATGCGCTCGAGGACGAGGATGCCGGCGAACTGCCGCAGGATCCCGAGCGGCTGGGCGAAACGCTGACCGAGGCCGGCTTCGCCGATTGCACGCCGGTGGTGGCGCGGATCGAGCGCTGGCGATCGGGGACCTTGCGCACCTTGCGCAGTCCGGCGGCGCGCGAGGCGCTGGAGGCGGTGCTGCCCGGTCTCGTCCAGGCGCTGGGGCAGGCGCCCGATCCGGCGGCGGCGTTCAACCGGCTCGACGACATCGTCGAGAAGCTGCCGAGCGCGATCAACCTGTTCCGCCTGCTCGAGGCGCGGCCGGGGCTGGCGGTGCAGCTCGGCGCGATCCTCAGCCACGCGCCGCCGCTGGGCCAGGATCTCGCCCGCCGCCCCGACCTGCTCGACGGGCTGATCGATGCCAGCGCGCTCGACCTGCCGGGGACGGTCGACGAACTCGCCGCCGCCTTCCGGAACGGTGAGCGCGGCGAGGATTATGAGGCCTTGCTCGATCGCGTACGACGGCAGGTGAGCGAGCGGCGCTTCGCGCTGGGCGTGCAACTCGTCACCGGCGCGCAGGACGCGCTCGATGTCGCGCGCGGTTATGCGCGCGTCGCGGAAGCGGCTCTGGTGGTGCTGGCGGATGCCGCGATCGCGACCTTTGCCGAGGCGCATGGCCGGGTGCCGGGAAGCGCGTTCGCGGTGCTGGCGCTGGGGCGGCTGGGCGGCGGCGTGCTCACCCACGCGTCCGACCTCGACCTGATCTATCTCCACACGGGGCTCGACCTTCAGGATTCGGACGGCCGCAAGCCGCTCGGGCCGTTCCATTATTACAATCGTCTCGCGCAGCGGATCAGCGCCGCGCTGTCGGTGCCGACCGCGTCGGGCCCGCTCTACGAGATCGACACGCGGCTGCGCCCTTCCGGCACGCAAGGGCCGCTGTGCGTCTCGCTCGACGCGTTCGAACGCTATCAGCGGGAGAATGCGTGGACGTGGGAGCATATGGCGCTGTGCCGCGCGCGGCCGGTCTATGGATCCGATGCGGCGAAGGGCGAGATTGCGGCGATCGTGCGCCGCCAGCTCGAAGCGCCGCGCGATGTCGGGAAATTGCTGGCCGACGCGCGCAAGATGCGGGCGGACATCGCCAGGCACAAGCCGCCGGCCGGGCCGATGGACGTCAAGCTGATCGATGGCGGGCTGGTCGATCTGGAATTTTGCCTCCACGTGCTGCAATTGCGCCATCGCACCGGGCTCGATCCCGATCTTGGCCGTGCGGTGCGGTTGCTGGTGGGGGAGGGGTTGTTGCCGCTGGCGGTGATCGGCGCGCACGAGATCCTCGCACGGCTGCTGATCACGCTGCGGCTGGTCGCGCCCGGCGGCGGCGAGCCTCCCGAAACCGCGCGTGCGCTGGTGGTGGGCGCCTGCCGCGCGGAAAGCTGGGAGGCGTTGCTGGCGGATTATGCCGCCGCGCGCAGGACGATCGCCGAATGCTGGCGGGAGATTTCGGCG
The window above is part of the Sphingomonas sanxanigenens DSM 19645 = NX02 genome. Proteins encoded here:
- a CDS encoding SPOR domain-containing protein — encoded protein: MTERQGGRLILGEEDRLPWLEPVAPAEEDPVSPVSLVAFVIAGLALIALIVGGIWWYMNRAEPGGDGTLIAAPPGPYKVKPDTPGGMEVEGQGDAVPAATEGIDPEGRLDMDAVPETPVATPTPTPTPTPLPTRTPTPKPGGVSAQVPDSSGRLTAPAPLRRAARPRAPGSASGGSLIQLGAFGSAAEANSAWTRISRRFAWIAPLNKQVVAVEVDGRTLHRLRVAAASHADAVSACKRLKVAGQDCLIAAQ
- the epsC gene encoding serine O-acetyltransferase EpsC yields the protein MTRIEPDRTRLDDTWNVAAIAGELHAAREDWRAKHRRRGDAGFPSRRKLEAIMADLSGALFPLRLGTGTVRPHTECDYVLETLDRALGRLREEVRFELAHRDGAAGADDRAGEIVGGFAGCLPEIRRLLDRDVEAAYAGDPAARSVDEVVLCYPGIAAILHHRLAHQLHRLGAPLVARIIAEIAHSTTAIEIHPGARIGHSFFIDHGSGVVIGETAVVGDRVRIYQAVTLGARSFPKDDDGTLVKGIARHPIVEDDVVIYAGATILGRVTIGAGSVIGGNVWLTESVAAGSIIHQACAEQERTVVRKGRCPDALPAGHVVGGDAARVQDVGAEP
- a CDS encoding type II toxin-antitoxin system ParD family antitoxin, with product MKSQVESGRYASASDVVRDSLRRLEETWT
- a CDS encoding bifunctional [glutamine synthetase] adenylyltransferase/[glutamine synthetase]-adenylyl-L-tyrosine phosphorylase codes for the protein MSIVEALARAEAHSPFLRRLMVLHPPIVALLEAGRIDDALAAARTAAGDAGNVAQALRIERQGVALALAIADLAGVQDLTATVTRLSDFADRALDIAIAAAIRERTPDAEPRGFAVIALGKHGSRELNYSSDIDPILIFDPETLPRRGREEPVEAAVRIGRRVTELLQTRDGDGYVFRVDLRLRPTPEATPIALPVEAAIGYYESSAVAWERAAFIRARAAAGDRALGASFLSAIRPFVWRRALDFGAVGEIRAMSHRIRDHHSKGQVFGPGYDLKRGRGGIREVEFFAQIHQLIHGGRDPALRVPATLDALAALAAAGRIDGREAQALAAAYRLYRDVEHRLQMVDDQQTHTLPRDPRAMETVAALDGSGDAAALVERLRPHVTRVGAIYDALEDEDAGELPQDPERLGETLTEAGFADCTPVVARIERWRSGTLRTLRSPAAREALEAVLPGLVQALGQAPDPAAAFNRLDDIVEKLPSAINLFRLLEARPGLAVQLGAILSHAPPLGQDLARRPDLLDGLIDASALDLPGTVDELAAAFRNGERGEDYEALLDRVRRQVSERRFALGVQLVTGAQDALDVARGYARVAEAALVVLADAAIATFAEAHGRVPGSAFAVLALGRLGGGVLTHASDLDLIYLHTGLDLQDSDGRKPLGPFHYYNRLAQRISAALSVPTASGPLYEIDTRLRPSGTQGPLCVSLDAFERYQRENAWTWEHMALCRARPVYGSDAAKGEIAAIVRRQLEAPRDVGKLLADARKMRADIARHKPPAGPMDVKLIDGGLVDLEFCLHVLQLRHRTGLDPDLGRAVRLLVGEGLLPLAVIGAHEILARLLITLRLVAPGGGEPPETARALVVGACRAESWEALLADYAAARRTIAECWREISA